Proteins encoded together in one Impatiens glandulifera chromosome 1, dImpGla2.1, whole genome shotgun sequence window:
- the LOC124936661 gene encoding uncharacterized protein LOC124936661 gives MMNIVAMIFAFGTIVVAHLLPYGFTYATTTFMNFSKPKGTLKTIKSDNGDVIDCIDIYKQIAFDNPLIKSLQLNLYLDKQGWHRNGKCPFQTVPILRTLKNQFKSFQPFPAIKYADFKKHEHAAVWNKKGEYHGTSAKFSVSNPRTEKNDFSLSQLWLASGLNTLKLNSIEAGWTRDSYGKTGCYNLRCPGFVQTSQTFALGSPLELPISTHDKKSSDIQISIYKVLFDLDYSDN, from the exons ATGATGAATATTGTTGCAATGATCTTTGCATTTGGGACAATAGTCGTAGCCCATTTGTTACCCTATGGATTTACATATGCCACTACGACATTCATgaacttttcaaaacccaaaggAACACTTAAAACCATCAAG AGTGACAACGGAGATGTTATCGATTGCATTGATATCTACAAACAAATCGCTTTCGATAATCCATTGATTAAGAGTTTGCAACTCAATCTATACTTGGACAAGCAG GGCTGGCATAGAAATGGCAAATGCCCATTTCAAACAGTCCCTATTCTAAGAACCCTTAAGAATCAATTTAAGTCGTTTCAGCCATTTCCAGCCATCAAATATGCTGACTTTAAGAAGCATGAG caTGCAGCGGTATGGAATAAGAAAGGAGAATACCATGGAACTTCTGCAAAATTCAGTGTTTCGAATCCTCGAACTGAGAAAAATGATTTTAGCTTATCGCAACTTTGGCTTGCATCTGGGCTTAACACATTGAAATTAAACTCCATTGAAGCCGGTTGGACA AGAGATTCCTATGGCAAAACAGGATGTTATAACCTAAGATGCCCTGGCTTCGTGCAAACAAGCCAAACTTTTGCCCTCGGCTCTCCCCTAGAATTACCGATTTCCACACATGACAAGAAATCGAGCGACATACAAATTTCTATCTATAag GTCTTGTTCGATCTGGATTATTCGGATAACTAG